A window of Terriglobus sp. RCC_193 contains these coding sequences:
- a CDS encoding glycoside hydrolase family 28 protein, translating to MQEFRREFLKMAGLGIAGGAVTLAGSMEAQPRRGGAATATREVYYDVRRYGATGDGQTIDSPAINRAIEAAANAGGGTVVFPAGVYASYSIRLKSNVALYLSQGATILAATVPMDGLKTGGYDAAEPQNPAIEKFQDYGHNHWHNSLIWGEDLHDVGIFGPGLIWGKGLARGERAEVDLPASTSPGVGNKAIALKNCRNVILSDFSVLRGGWFAILATGVDNLTIDNLKIDTARDGIDVDCCRNVRISNCTVNSPQDDGICPKSSYALGYRRDTINVTITGCYVTGGYQVGTVLDGTWKPHVNPVRFFGHGRIKCGTESNGGFRNITISDCTFDTCRGFALETADGANLEDITFTGITMRGVRGAPLFLRLQSRMRGPKEIPIGTLKRVLMSNITSHDADPMPSIFAGIPDHAIEDVKLSDSYFHHAPVESVSPASNVQMSAVDKGHASSGYGQAGPAPLGPDGIPQELPTGYPEPNMFGDVPASGLYARHIRNLELTNVEFANASTSDTRPAMLLADAEGVDLFRLRLPRRLQEKQFRLHNVQDFRLFGCQFYNDKKVDHVTDQTV from the coding sequence GTGCAGGAGTTTCGTCGCGAATTTTTGAAGATGGCCGGCCTGGGCATCGCCGGCGGCGCGGTCACACTGGCAGGATCGATGGAGGCACAGCCCCGTCGGGGAGGCGCCGCCACGGCCACTCGCGAGGTCTATTACGACGTGCGCCGTTATGGCGCCACAGGCGACGGCCAGACCATCGACTCGCCCGCCATCAACCGGGCCATTGAAGCGGCGGCCAACGCGGGCGGTGGGACGGTGGTGTTCCCTGCAGGCGTCTACGCCAGCTATTCCATCCGTCTGAAGAGCAACGTCGCGCTCTACCTGTCGCAGGGCGCGACCATTCTTGCCGCCACCGTGCCGATGGATGGCCTGAAAACCGGCGGCTACGATGCTGCGGAACCACAGAACCCGGCCATTGAGAAGTTTCAGGACTATGGGCATAACCACTGGCACAACTCGCTGATCTGGGGCGAGGACCTGCATGACGTCGGCATCTTTGGGCCCGGATTGATCTGGGGCAAAGGGCTGGCGCGCGGCGAAAGGGCAGAAGTCGATCTGCCCGCCAGCACGTCGCCCGGTGTGGGGAATAAAGCCATCGCCCTGAAGAACTGCCGCAACGTCATCCTGAGCGACTTCTCCGTACTGCGCGGCGGATGGTTCGCCATTCTGGCCACCGGCGTGGACAACCTGACCATCGACAACCTGAAGATCGACACCGCCCGCGACGGCATTGACGTGGATTGCTGCCGCAATGTGCGCATCAGCAACTGCACCGTGAACTCGCCGCAGGATGACGGCATCTGCCCCAAGAGCAGCTACGCGCTGGGTTACCGTCGCGACACCATCAACGTGACCATCACCGGCTGCTACGTCACCGGCGGCTACCAGGTGGGCACGGTGCTGGACGGTACATGGAAGCCGCACGTGAACCCCGTGCGCTTCTTTGGACATGGCCGCATCAAGTGCGGTACGGAATCCAACGGCGGCTTCCGCAACATCACCATCTCCGACTGCACCTTCGATACCTGTCGCGGCTTTGCGCTGGAAACAGCCGATGGCGCGAACCTGGAAGACATTACCTTCACCGGCATCACTATGCGCGGTGTGCGTGGCGCGCCGCTGTTCCTGCGGCTGCAGTCGCGTATGCGCGGTCCGAAGGAGATTCCCATCGGCACGCTGAAGCGCGTGTTGATGAGCAACATCACCAGTCACGACGCCGATCCCATGCCGAGCATCTTCGCGGGTATTCCCGATCATGCAATTGAAGACGTGAAGCTCTCCGACAGCTACTTCCATCACGCCCCTGTCGAGAGCGTCTCCCCAGCCTCGAACGTGCAGATGAGCGCCGTCGATAAGGGTCATGCATCATCCGGCTACGGGCAGGCTGGCCCCGCGCCGCTGGGGCCGGATGGCATTCCGCAGGAGCTACCCACCGGCTACCCCGAACCGAATATGTTCGGTGATGTCCCGGCAAGCGGCCTATATGCGCGCCACATCCGCAACCTGGAGCTGACGAACGTGGAGTTTGCCAACGCATCCACCAGCGACACGCGACCGGCCATGCTGCTGGCTGATGCGGAGGGTGTAGACCTGTTCCGGCTACGTCTGCCGCGGCGTCTGCAGGAAAAGCAGTTCCGCCTGCATAACGTGCAGGATTTCCGGCTGTTCGGCTGCCAGTTCTATAACGACAAGAAAGTGGACCACGTGACAGACCAGACCGTGTAA
- a CDS encoding nucleotidyltransferase domain-containing protein, which produces MRIAPTRFSQELRSLLAKTAGVFSLLGKALAVVAENVEFAFVYGSFAKGEERPESDIDLMVIGEITLDQLLEHLVPVERELKRPINPTVYARAEVRKKLRSNNHFLKAIQNAPLHFLIGDENEFREIR; this is translated from the coding sequence GTGCGAATCGCGCCCACCCGGTTTTCCCAGGAACTCCGTTCGCTGCTGGCCAAGACAGCCGGGGTCTTTTCTCTCCTCGGCAAGGCGCTCGCCGTGGTTGCAGAGAATGTTGAATTTGCTTTTGTCTATGGTTCTTTTGCCAAAGGAGAAGAAAGGCCTGAAAGTGATATCGATCTCATGGTCATCGGAGAGATCACGCTCGATCAGCTATTGGAGCACCTCGTGCCTGTCGAGCGTGAATTGAAGAGACCTATCAACCCAACTGTCTATGCTCGAGCAGAGGTCCGAAAGAAGCTTCGTTCCAACAATCATTTCCTGAAGGCAATTCAGAACGCGCCACTCCATTTCCTGATTGGGGACGAGAATGAGTTTAGAGAAATACGCTGA
- the miaA gene encoding tRNA (adenosine(37)-N6)-dimethylallyltransferase MiaA, translating to MSALPLLPVIVGPTASGKTALSLALAEQLGGEIVSCDSVAVYQEMELGTAKPSREERAQVRHHMIDVVSPNVEYTAGEYGRAARAAVQDIASRGKVPIVAGGTGLYLRALLDGFSPVPQRDEALRDKLRAAMERRGPSVLMRVLRRLDAAAASRIHENDYPKLIRAIEVSVLEGRPMSDAWQARSPSPLEGFRVVQMGLAPERAALYERINARCAAMFNDGLVEETRGLVAKYGADCRALGSLGYAEAQAVLRGEITEAEAIAKAQTGHRNYSKRQGTWFRRDIRVQWLYGFGGDVVDEALHLLAI from the coding sequence GTGAGCGCACTTCCCCTGCTGCCTGTCATCGTTGGGCCAACGGCCAGCGGCAAGACAGCGCTCTCCCTCGCACTCGCGGAACAGCTTGGTGGCGAGATTGTCTCCTGCGATTCCGTGGCGGTGTACCAGGAGATGGAGCTGGGAACAGCGAAGCCATCGCGGGAAGAACGCGCGCAGGTGCGGCACCACATGATCGACGTGGTATCGCCCAACGTGGAATACACTGCAGGCGAATATGGCCGAGCCGCGCGCGCGGCCGTGCAGGACATTGCCAGTCGTGGCAAAGTCCCCATCGTGGCCGGTGGAACCGGCCTGTATCTGCGAGCACTGCTGGATGGTTTTAGCCCTGTGCCGCAACGAGATGAAGCTCTGCGCGACAAGCTGCGTGCGGCGATGGAACGTCGCGGCCCCTCAGTGCTGATGCGTGTGCTGCGAAGACTGGACGCTGCTGCGGCCTCTCGAATTCATGAGAATGATTACCCCAAGCTGATTCGCGCCATTGAGGTTTCCGTACTGGAAGGCAGGCCGATGAGCGATGCATGGCAAGCTCGATCCCCTTCGCCGCTGGAAGGGTTTCGCGTTGTGCAAATGGGTCTGGCGCCGGAACGCGCTGCGTTATACGAACGCATCAACGCGCGCTGTGCAGCCATGTTTAACGATGGCCTGGTGGAAGAAACGCGCGGACTTGTAGCGAAATACGGAGCCGACTGTCGCGCGTTAGGTTCGCTGGGATACGCAGAAGCGCAGGCAGTGTTACGCGGTGAAATAACCGAGGCCGAAGCCATCGCAAAGGCGCAGACCGGGCATCGCAACTACAGTAAGCGGCAAGGTACATGGTTCCGTCGCGATATACGCGTGCAGTGGCTGTACGGCTTTGGCGGCGATGTGGTGGACGAGGCATTGCATTTGCTCGCGATCTAA
- a CDS encoding aldo/keto reductase, whose amino-acid sequence MEFRQLGNSGLMVPVLCYGTGTFGGSNEFFKAWGSTDVEEARQLIDQCMDAGVNFFDTADVYSEGRSEEILGAAIKHLPRESVLISTKSTFSFEPGPNNCGSSRYNITKQLHGSLKRLQTDYIDVYHMHAFDGLTPIEETLNTLDKFVREGKIRYIACSNFSGWALQKSVDISEKYGWAKYAAHQVYYSLIGRDYEHELMQVGDKESVGALVWSPLGWGRLTGKIRRGQPPAAGTRAREGATGGPVVGDEYLYKVVDALDAVAAETGKTVPQVALNWLLRKPTVSSLIIGARNAEQLKGNLEAASFVLTEEQVAKLDKASELPKPYPYWHQVQFYHRNPQPPAYRA is encoded by the coding sequence ATGGAATTTCGACAGCTTGGCAACAGCGGTCTGATGGTTCCAGTGCTTTGCTATGGCACTGGAACCTTTGGTGGTTCGAACGAGTTCTTCAAAGCGTGGGGTTCGACCGACGTCGAAGAAGCGCGGCAACTGATCGACCAGTGTATGGATGCCGGTGTGAACTTCTTCGACACAGCCGATGTGTATTCCGAAGGCCGATCGGAAGAGATTCTGGGTGCAGCCATCAAGCATCTGCCGCGTGAGAGCGTGCTGATCAGCACGAAGTCCACCTTCAGCTTTGAGCCGGGGCCAAACAATTGCGGCTCGTCACGCTACAACATCACGAAGCAGTTGCACGGCAGCCTGAAGCGCCTGCAGACGGACTACATTGACGTCTACCACATGCATGCATTCGATGGCCTGACGCCCATTGAAGAGACCCTGAACACGCTGGATAAGTTTGTGCGCGAGGGCAAGATCCGCTACATTGCCTGCTCCAACTTCTCCGGCTGGGCGCTGCAGAAGTCTGTGGACATCAGCGAAAAATATGGCTGGGCAAAGTATGCCGCGCACCAGGTGTATTACTCGCTGATTGGCCGCGACTATGAGCATGAGTTGATGCAGGTGGGCGACAAGGAAAGTGTGGGCGCGCTGGTGTGGAGCCCGCTGGGATGGGGACGCCTGACCGGTAAGATTCGCCGTGGACAGCCGCCTGCCGCTGGCACGCGCGCCAGGGAAGGCGCCACGGGTGGTCCGGTGGTGGGTGACGAGTACCTCTACAAAGTGGTGGATGCCCTGGATGCAGTCGCCGCGGAAACCGGCAAGACTGTGCCGCAGGTAGCTCTGAACTGGCTTCTGCGCAAACCAACCGTAAGCAGCCTGATCATCGGTGCGCGCAACGCAGAACAGCTCAAAGGCAATCTGGAAGCAGCCAGCTTCGTACTGACAGAAGAGCAAGTGGCAAAGCTGGATAAGGCCAGCGAACTACCGAAGCCTTATCCCTACTGGCACCAGGTGCAGTTCTACCATCGCAACCCGCAGCCGCCCGCTTATCGCGCATAA
- the hslV gene encoding ATP-dependent protease subunit HslV — MHPYDTADGRRIRSTTVLCVRRNGKVVMAADGQVTLGSAVMKSGAKKLRRLYQDKVLAGFAGSTADAFSLFSRFEGKLEQFAGNMPRAAVELAKDWRTDKMLRQLEALLLIADKEHMYLLGGNGDVIEPDMTGDGAIMTIGSGGSFAQAAAQALLENTDLSAREIVEKSMKIAAEICIYTNSNIAVEEL, encoded by the coding sequence ATGCACCCGTATGACACGGCGGATGGCCGGCGCATACGTTCCACGACCGTGCTTTGCGTGCGTCGCAACGGCAAGGTCGTCATGGCTGCCGATGGACAGGTGACGCTTGGTTCGGCCGTGATGAAGTCCGGCGCGAAGAAGCTGCGTCGGCTTTACCAGGACAAGGTGCTGGCAGGATTCGCCGGATCGACGGCAGATGCGTTCTCGCTGTTCTCACGCTTTGAAGGCAAGCTGGAGCAGTTTGCCGGAAATATGCCGCGCGCCGCCGTGGAACTGGCCAAGGATTGGCGCACGGACAAGATGCTGCGTCAGCTTGAGGCCCTGCTGCTGATCGCCGACAAGGAACACATGTACCTGCTGGGCGGTAACGGCGATGTGATTGAGCCGGACATGACCGGCGATGGCGCCATCATGACCATCGGCAGCGGCGGATCGTTCGCGCAGGCCGCAGCGCAGGCGTTGCTTGAGAATACAGACCTTTCCGCCCGCGAGATCGTCGAAAAGAGCATGAAGATAGCCGCAGAGATTTGCATCTACACGAACAGCAACATCGCCGTGGAGGAGCTCTAA
- the hslU gene encoding ATP-dependent protease ATPase subunit HslU has translation MAIYLPGVAEDQAVALEEMTPREIVAELDKYVVGQYAAKRAVAIALRNRQRRQKLPPELADEIMPKNIIMIGATGVGKTEIARRLAKLTNSPFLKVEASKFTEVGYVGRDVESIVRDLVETAIEMVREEKLEEVEDKAERNAEERLLDLLLPPTPETLKAAQEKPIDVAGTPAVAIDFDASAEAKPEEPHTQERTREKLRQQFREGKLDDRTVELDARDRNQPQFEIVGVGGAEDADVNLKDILPGLFGPRKSKKKMKVSEAFEYLISEEEGRLIDMDLVTRTAIERVEDSGIVFLDEIDKIAGREGGHGPDISREGVQRDILPIVEGTTVNTKYGFVSTDHILFIAAGAFHVSKPSDLIPELQGRFPIRVELQSLTVEDFIRILTEPKSSLVKQSIALLETEGLKLEFQPDALEEMASFAFNVNETTENIGARRLHTIMERVLDEISFQAPDLIKNAQPAVNGVIAQVEPSTVQQPRGAAQPENAHPLPVLERQVEGGVERVVLIDREYVRQQVAGIVKNQDLSRYIL, from the coding sequence ATGGCCATTTACCTTCCCGGAGTTGCAGAAGACCAGGCCGTTGCGCTGGAAGAGATGACGCCGCGCGAGATTGTTGCGGAGCTGGATAAGTACGTTGTTGGCCAGTACGCAGCGAAGCGTGCTGTGGCCATTGCGCTGCGCAATCGCCAGCGTCGGCAGAAGCTGCCGCCCGAGCTTGCCGACGAGATCATGCCGAAGAACATCATCATGATCGGCGCGACGGGCGTGGGCAAAACAGAGATTGCCCGACGGTTAGCCAAGTTAACCAATTCGCCGTTCCTGAAAGTGGAAGCCAGCAAGTTTACTGAAGTTGGTTACGTGGGCCGCGATGTGGAATCCATCGTGCGCGACCTGGTGGAAACCGCCATTGAGATGGTGCGCGAAGAGAAGCTGGAAGAGGTGGAAGACAAGGCAGAACGCAACGCCGAAGAGCGCTTGCTGGACCTGCTTCTGCCGCCGACTCCTGAGACTTTGAAAGCCGCACAGGAAAAGCCCATTGACGTTGCGGGAACGCCTGCTGTTGCGATTGATTTCGATGCTTCAGCCGAAGCGAAGCCGGAAGAGCCCCATACACAGGAACGCACGCGTGAAAAACTTCGTCAGCAGTTTCGTGAAGGCAAGCTGGACGACCGCACCGTGGAACTGGATGCGCGTGACCGCAATCAGCCACAGTTTGAGATTGTAGGTGTGGGCGGTGCAGAAGATGCCGATGTGAACCTGAAGGACATCCTTCCCGGACTCTTTGGACCGCGCAAGAGTAAGAAGAAGATGAAGGTGAGTGAAGCCTTCGAATACCTCATCAGCGAGGAAGAAGGCCGCCTGATCGACATGGATCTGGTGACTCGCACTGCCATTGAACGCGTGGAAGATTCAGGCATCGTCTTCCTGGATGAGATCGACAAGATCGCCGGGCGCGAGGGCGGTCATGGCCCGGACATTAGCCGCGAAGGTGTGCAGCGCGACATTCTGCCCATTGTGGAAGGCACCACCGTGAACACGAAATACGGTTTCGTTTCAACAGACCACATCCTGTTCATCGCCGCCGGTGCATTCCACGTTTCCAAACCCAGCGACCTGATCCCGGAATTGCAGGGCCGCTTTCCCATTCGTGTGGAGTTGCAATCGCTCACCGTGGAAGACTTCATCCGCATTCTGACGGAGCCAAAGTCGTCGCTGGTGAAGCAATCCATTGCGCTGCTGGAGACCGAAGGCCTGAAGCTGGAGTTCCAGCCCGATGCTTTGGAAGAAATGGCTTCGTTTGCCTTCAACGTGAACGAGACCACCGAAAACATCGGCGCCCGTCGTCTGCACACCATTATGGAGCGCGTGCTGGACGAGATCAGCTTCCAGGCACCGGACCTGATCAAGAATGCGCAACCCGCCGTCAACGGCGTCATTGCACAGGTGGAACCGAGCACCGTGCAGCAGCCGCGTGGTGCGGCCCAGCCGGAAAACGCGCATCCTCTGCCAGTGCTGGAACGGCAGGTGGAAGGCGGCGTGGAACGCGTGGTCCTGATCGACCGCGAATACGTTCGGCAGCAGGTGGCGGGCATCGTGAAGAACCAGGACCTGAGCCGCTACATCCTCTAA
- a CDS encoding sialidase family protein, with translation MMRFSVCLLALALGLSGNATGQKVPGVVIDHQPPASRAYIGSPSIVIAPNGDYIASHDLFGPGSTSTVSAVSKIFLSHDRGVSWTKVAEVNDQFWSNLFVLKNHIYLMGTSYEYGRIVIRGSDDNGKTWSDAHFLTEDTGYHTAPVPMVIHDGKIYRAFEFHPKGPWGSFQAFLMWASIDSDLTKPANWTMAERLSFPVGDMGDTWLEGNAVVGRDGSMLDILRVNNASRAAVLKLADHSMKLDRFVNFPGGATKFSIRFDPASKLYWTLSNPALPGEAMAVSSPASVRNTLVLMSSPDLTHWTPREIVLHHPESRVHGFQYVDWQFDGNDIIVASRTAFDDEQGTAHNFHDANYLTFHRVVSFRKKGTVKLMGEAFSSAEVFTDQQMQNWTKATTTDAAKAESGVYPQPLGGYGNHSMGITTRVKTGESEQHRDWVDIFYAVAGEATLVSGGHLENARMTSPGEQKGSGVAGGVSRVLKAGAVAHIDPEIAHQLIVPEGGSFTYFVVKVKRPLLPARNNDK, from the coding sequence GTGATGCGATTCAGTGTGTGTTTGCTGGCACTTGCACTTGGCCTGAGTGGAAATGCGACAGGCCAGAAGGTGCCGGGCGTGGTGATTGACCACCAACCGCCTGCAAGCCGCGCATACATTGGCTCGCCTTCGATTGTGATTGCGCCGAATGGTGATTACATCGCTTCCCACGATCTGTTTGGCCCCGGGTCCACCAGCACCGTGTCTGCCGTGTCGAAAATCTTCCTGTCGCATGATCGAGGCGTGAGTTGGACAAAGGTCGCCGAGGTGAACGACCAGTTCTGGTCGAACCTGTTTGTGCTGAAGAACCACATCTACCTGATGGGCACCAGCTACGAATACGGTCGCATTGTGATCCGCGGGTCGGACGACAACGGCAAAACGTGGAGTGATGCCCACTTTCTTACAGAAGACACGGGATACCATACGGCGCCGGTACCGATGGTGATTCACGATGGCAAGATTTACCGCGCATTTGAATTCCACCCCAAAGGACCGTGGGGCTCATTCCAGGCGTTCCTGATGTGGGCGTCTATCGACAGCGACCTTACCAAGCCAGCGAACTGGACGATGGCGGAACGGCTGTCGTTTCCGGTAGGCGACATGGGTGATACGTGGCTGGAAGGTAATGCCGTTGTTGGCCGCGATGGATCGATGCTGGACATTCTGCGCGTGAACAACGCATCGCGTGCCGCTGTGCTGAAGCTGGCGGACCACAGCATGAAGCTGGATCGCTTTGTGAACTTTCCCGGAGGCGCGACGAAGTTTTCCATCCGCTTTGATCCTGCGTCGAAGCTGTACTGGACGCTGTCAAATCCCGCGCTGCCGGGCGAAGCCATGGCCGTGAGTTCGCCCGCGAGCGTGCGAAATACGCTGGTGCTGATGAGTTCGCCCGACCTGACGCACTGGACGCCGCGCGAGATTGTGCTGCACCATCCGGAATCACGTGTGCATGGCTTCCAGTATGTCGATTGGCAGTTCGATGGAAACGACATCATTGTCGCCTCGCGCACCGCTTTCGACGATGAGCAGGGGACAGCACACAACTTTCACGATGCGAATTACCTCACGTTTCATCGCGTGGTGAGCTTCCGCAAGAAGGGCACGGTAAAGCTGATGGGCGAAGCCTTCTCGTCTGCGGAGGTATTCACCGACCAGCAGATGCAGAACTGGACCAAAGCCACGACAACAGACGCTGCCAAAGCGGAATCGGGTGTGTATCCGCAACCTCTAGGTGGATACGGAAACCACAGCATGGGAATCACGACACGCGTGAAGACAGGCGAATCGGAACAGCACCGGGACTGGGTAGATATCTTCTACGCGGTTGCGGGTGAGGCAACGCTGGTGAGCGGCGGTCACCTGGAAAACGCAAGAATGACTAGCCCCGGCGAACAAAAGGGCAGTGGCGTGGCTGGCGGGGTTTCCAGGGTTCTGAAGGCAGGCGCGGTAGCCCACATTGATCCAGAGATTGCCCACCAGTTGATCGTGCCCGAGGGCGGTTCTTTCACATATTTCGTGGTGAAGGTGAAAAGGCCCCTTCTCCCAGCCAGAAATAACGATAAGTAG
- a CDS encoding Hsp20/alpha crystallin family protein: MTITRFTPFSDVAVLQNRLNSIFHDFSRPQTTEGESLQAGSFVPAVDIYEDAQKLALTFEIPGIKPEGVDVRVENNVLTVKGERTWAGEQKEENFRRIERRYGSFVRSFTLPQSVDTEQVTAQSDNGVLVIELPKKAAAQPKQIKVTAAAPQIEAKENQVPATEQKAA; the protein is encoded by the coding sequence ATGACGATCACCCGTTTCACACCGTTTTCTGATGTAGCCGTGCTGCAGAACCGGCTGAACTCCATCTTTCATGACTTCTCCCGCCCCCAGACTACAGAGGGCGAGAGCCTGCAGGCCGGATCGTTCGTTCCGGCGGTCGACATCTATGAGGACGCGCAGAAGCTGGCGCTGACCTTTGAGATCCCCGGCATCAAGCCCGAGGGTGTGGATGTGCGCGTGGAAAACAACGTGCTGACCGTGAAGGGCGAACGCACCTGGGCTGGTGAGCAGAAGGAAGAAAACTTCCGCCGTATCGAGCGCCGGTATGGATCGTTCGTCCGCAGCTTTACCCTGCCCCAGTCGGTGGACACGGAGCAGGTGACAGCGCAGAGCGACAACGGCGTATTGGTAATTGAGCTGCCGAAGAAGGCGGCTGCACAACCGAAACAGATCAAAGTGACGGCAGCCGCACCGCAGATTGAGGCGAAGGAAAACCAGGTTCCCGCCACCGAACAGAAGGCTGCTTAA